From Flavobacterium alkalisoli, the proteins below share one genomic window:
- the rpsR gene encoding 30S ribosomal protein S18 produces MSSIEQSAKGKKDGDIRYLTPLNIETNKTKKYCRFKKSGIKYVDYKDPDFLLKFVNEQGKILPRRLTGTSLKYQRKVSVAVKRARHLALMPYVADLLK; encoded by the coding sequence ATGTCAAGTATAGAACAGTCAGCTAAAGGAAAAAAAGACGGGGATATCAGATATCTTACGCCTTTAAACATAGAGACGAACAAGACTAAAAAGTATTGCCGTTTCAAAAAATCAGGTATCAAATATGTAGATTACAAAGATCCTGACTTTTTATTGAAATTTGTTAACGAGCAAGGTAAAATCCTTCCTCGTCGTTTAACAGGTACTTCTTTAAAATACCAAAGAAAAGTGTCTGTAGCTGTAAAAAGAGCACGTCATTTAGCATTAATGCCATATGTGGCTGATTTATTAAAATAA
- a CDS encoding DUF6495 family protein encodes MKYIRLTKEQFEELHEEFANFLASQQIDKPEWDKLKEEKPEVAEQELDVFSDLIWEGVLNQTEYLEHYSKNHIFLFKLGKEEMESIVIHSHVPHADFLTEGGLQWLNENIFSKEVEIKRGKKSFGEDRNAEVFDILKQGAILSDGELYKQFEDMF; translated from the coding sequence ATGAAATACATAAGGTTAACAAAAGAACAGTTTGAAGAGTTGCACGAGGAGTTTGCTAACTTTTTAGCCTCACAACAAATTGATAAGCCGGAGTGGGATAAGCTTAAGGAAGAAAAACCTGAGGTTGCCGAGCAGGAACTGGATGTTTTTTCAGACCTGATTTGGGAAGGTGTACTAAACCAAACCGAATACCTGGAGCATTACTCTAAAAACCATATCTTTTTATTTAAGCTGGGTAAGGAAGAAATGGAGAGTATAGTTATCCATTCTCATGTGCCTCATGCCGACTTTTTAACGGAAGGCGGACTGCAATGGCTTAACGAAAATATTTTTAGCAAGGAAGTGGAAATCAAACGTGGTAAAAAGTCGTTTGGTGAAGATAGGAATGCCGAAGTTTTTGATATTTTAAAACAAGGCGCAATTTTAAGCGACGGAGAGCTTTACAAGCAATTTGAAGATATGTTTTAA
- the rpsF gene encoding 30S ribosomal protein S6, producing MNHYETVFILNPVLSETQVKETVSKFEDYLTSKGAEIVAKEDWGLKKLAYEIQHKKSGFYHLLQFQAPADILIGFETEFRRDERIMRFLTVALDKHAISWAERRREKLKSKAN from the coding sequence ATGAATCATTATGAAACTGTTTTCATCTTGAATCCCGTTTTATCTGAAACCCAGGTAAAGGAAACAGTAAGTAAGTTCGAAGATTATCTTACTTCTAAAGGGGCCGAGATCGTGGCAAAAGAGGACTGGGGCCTTAAAAAACTGGCTTATGAAATCCAGCACAAAAAAAGTGGTTTTTACCATTTATTACAATTTCAGGCACCTGCTGATATCCTTATCGGTTTTGAAACTGAATTCAGACGTGACGAGAGAATTATGCGTTTCTTAACGGTAGCTCTTGACAAACACGCTATTTCATGGGCAGAGAGAAGAAGAGAAAAACTAAAATCTAAAGCAAACTAA
- the rplI gene encoding 50S ribosomal protein L9: MELILKQDVQNLGFKDDVVTVKPGYGRNFLIPQGFAVVATPTAKKVLAENLKQRAFKEQKLVDDAKKTAEALKALEIKITAKAGGEKLFGSVTNADIAEALEKNGQAIEKKFINSGIVKRTGKYTANVRLHRDVIVELPYEIVAEQ, from the coding sequence ATGGAACTTATACTTAAACAAGACGTACAAAACCTAGGTTTTAAAGATGATGTTGTAACAGTTAAGCCGGGATACGGTCGTAACTTTTTAATACCTCAGGGATTTGCAGTTGTTGCAACTCCAACAGCTAAGAAAGTTTTAGCTGAGAACCTAAAACAAAGAGCATTTAAAGAGCAGAAATTAGTTGATGACGCTAAGAAAACAGCTGAAGCTCTTAAAGCATTAGAGATCAAAATTACTGCTAAAGCAGGTGGTGAGAAACTATTTGGTTCTGTAACCAATGCAGATATCGCTGAAGCTTTAGAGAAAAACGGTCAGGCTATCGAGAAAAAATTCATCAACAGTGGTATCGTTAAGCGTACTGGTAAGTACACTGCTAACGTAAGACTTCACAGAGATGTTATCGTTGAGCTTCCGTATGAAATCGTTGCTGAGCAGTAA